TGGTTTGTCTTGTTAGGTCAACTCTAGTCAAAGGATAGAGATGTTGACTGTAAGACACATATGATATGACAACATGGGATATGATAAAGGATGAATAGTCGCCAAAATATGTCTCTATCTCTACAGCAGCCTTAGAttaaaaatgtgtctataaagTTTTTTTGGTCTCTATCCCTCCCTCTTCCGTAAATCAACCAAACTCCTCCAAGTATCCACTATCTTCACTCTTTCTTTTGTCAATATAAtctcttctcctctgcaactaaAACATAAATATAGAGCATTTCTACTTCATACATCTCAACTTTGCAAGAGGTATGAATTTGCTAACTCTCTTCACTTATTTTGAAGTTTCAGGATTTCTCATTcaaatttgtcttcttttttgagTCCAGTACAGTGGTGAACTTGAAcgattcaatggcagcagcaaagTTTCGAGCATTCGTGAACAGTCCAATGGGACCTAAAACAACTCACTTTTGGGGTCCTGTTTCAAACATCGGTTTGCTTGCTTCTGTATGTACTTGAAACTATTCTTTCTATGGTTTCATAATGATTTTGTTTGTTGAATTTTCTATTTTAACTACTTGGTGTCTACAGGCAGTGGCTGATATACAGAAGACCCCAGACATGATATCTGGGAACATGACCGTTGGTAAGATTCAACCGTCCATTTGGAGGAGTTGGATTAATCCTACAATATGCTTACTGCATTTATTTGTACTCGATGTGCAGCATTGTTTGGGTATTCCTGTTCGTTCATGAGATTCGCGTGGATGGTACGACCACGCAACTATATGCTCTTAGCATGTCATACCTGTAATGCACCAATACAGTTTTATCAGCTCTCTCGTTGGGCTAAACATCACGGGTAAGTTTCAAGGTTTCATAATTTCATATGCATCTATAACTGATTTAACGAGTTAGTTTTTGTCTATATGGTATCCTAATTCCTGAAGTACTTAAATTCAATATTGCAGGTACTTAGAGctcaaaaaggaagaaaaagaagaagatcaagTTGCATTGAAAACCTTGAAAGTTGtataacatgtttttttttttttgtttccttttctttgaggTCAGGCCCAGCCCCCCTCTTTTCTGTTTTCTCTTCAAATTCTCCCGGTGAGTTTCGCCGGATATTTAATAAATTCTCCCGGTGAGTTCTGCCGTAATAAGAAAGAAAGCATAATATGATGAACTAACTGGTAATGTGTAAACATCGTGTCTTGGGACCATGGATACTTTTAGTTAAGTATTTCCACCTTGTTTTTAAATCATTCTAATTTAGTCATAATGTCACTTGTTGACGACATTTCCaatcaatttttgttttgttaaaCGACATTTATAGTAAGGATGACTCTATTCTATAAATTAATATGAAGTTTCTCTGAAATATGTATTGGCTCAACCAAATTTTCCCTCCATACGAATCACTGCTCAAGAGCTTTACAGTTTTTAAGTTTGGTAAAATAAAATCAACTTACAAAAACAGGACTAGAAAATCAGCAGTATCCTTTATTCTCTATTTTTAATTAAACTGTTCTATTTACACATGTACATCTATCAAAATAAGCTTAGGTTGAAACCAAAAACACTGCGTAAAGAAGAACTAAGAGTTCCTAAGAAAAACAGAACCTGATCAAGCTAACCACTTTCTTCAAGTCATTTTGCTGTCAGTGTTATGTTGAAGGCTGTCTGAGAGGTTATGAATAATATTAACAGGAGTTGGTTGGTGAAGAAATCAGCTGCTACATATCAGAATGCTTTACAGAGATTGTTAGACTGCATGTTAGAAGAGCACTCCTGCTTCATTATAGGATGATTAGGTCCACAGAGTCTGCTTCGTTTTGGTTCAGATAAACTCACACGTGAGATTGCCACTGCAAGTGCATCGACCAAACCACACTCATCCTGTTCTTCTGACTTCTGGTCTGAACTACTATCTACTGATGCTGATGAAACATGATGACGGGTATTTGAGTCACTGTTGAGACACACTGCATTGATTGTAAGCCTAGCTCTCTCTAATGAATCTTGTGGTTCAATGACTCCATTAGAGGGTTTACCAGCTCtcaattttgatttgattgatagtGTCTTCAAAGTCCGCTCTGTATAGAATAGAATCCATGGATGTCCTAAAACAACGAACAATGGACGGTTAACTCAACTAAAGCAGAAAAATAATAGAATTATGAGACGGAAAGAGACTGCAAAAGAATATCGAGGGCTTACTTAAAACTTGGTCTGCAGTTAACCTAGCTTCGACATCCCTTGTGAGCATTCGTCCAATTAAATCGCGAGCTGGTCGAGATATAGACTCCCATACTCCGGTTTCAAAATCGAGTTCCACTTTCTTGATTGCCTCAAACACTTTTTCCAGTGACTCACCCTTGAACGGAAGAACGCCAATCAAAAGGGCGTGAAGAAGTACACCAGCACTCCAGATATCCACCTTTTCAGAATAATTCCCAACCAAAACTTCAGGAGCAACATAGGCTGGACTACCTACCACACCAGACAATGTCTGGCCTGCAAAAAGAATAACCAGAAAATCATACTTATGATCCAAGTTCCAACAGAAAATGTCAAGTAATAGCCAATACTGGAAACAAGTAAACAAAACATAACCCTGTTCTGTATATGCTAAAAAAGCATCTTATCTTCCATACTGGACAGACcataaataaagcaattaaaacaAGGGTATAAGGTCGTCAGCATTAAAATTTGTTTCAGTAAAGACACGTAGAAATGCTACATAAACTACTTTGTGCATGATCTAGCGAACATAGAGACAGTTAGGTATAAATAGATAAGAATCTTAAAGATGGTTTAGTAGAGAAATTATACATCTAAGTTCATCTGTTACTCAAAAAATTCAGGTCCAGTCAAAAAATTTCAGGTCCACACAGGATCGGAGTGCATGGGATAGAAGGCTATAGGAAAGAATCAGATCAGTGTGCTTGCTCTTGAAAGAAGTTAATAAACACATCCTTGATAGGAGAGAAATCAGCAAACTCATACATGTTCTTGAGTGGAAGACCACAGAAACATCCAAAATAACAGAACCTCTATAGACGCTAACAATGTAAAAAACCTCATTTTTCTGCCGATGAAGCAAATGAGCTATAAACAACCAAACATGACTCTTACTGCACACGACTCAATCTCAGTTAAAGAATGGTACGTTAATTGGACAAACCATCACAACAAGAATCAACCTTTTCTGACAGAATAATACCAGTTAGATACACATACAGACATACATACCGACATCTGACTCGACCAGCGTCTACATTGCGAGGAACTCATGCTGATAACTTCCTCTTACACAGTTAAGACTGGTTAGTATCGACTCCTCATGCGAATTAATGTGCCAAATGCTGATGATCCCAATACAAATGCGAGATGCATTTTATTCCTAAATGACAACAGGGAGAAAAAATCTTAATGACACAGAAACTCAAAAGAGAATATCTCACAACCACAAATGGCTGACAAGACAATTAAAATGATTGAGTAGAGGTACATTGCTAATTGGAACTGTAGACATCCATAGCACATGCTGGTTACATGCAATTCCCCTGGATCTTTAAGACAAAGAAAAACACAACGTTTCAGCATGCTTAGTGGCATATTTAAGGACTTTCCGGACTAGCCAGCGGCTAAATTCATGGCCAAATATTGGAACACAAAAGCAGCAAGTATCTTTTTTGAAATAATGACCACTGCTTCCTTTTTAGTTGGTCCGTCAGTCCTAGGATATTGATCTGGTAGTATAGTGTCAAAAATGCAGGGGGGGAGTACTTATATTAACATTGGTCATAATATCGGCAGCgagttttcttttctattttgttaCAGGGATCAAGTTTTCAACACACAAATGTTAACATATTAGATGGTTTTGGTCATTCAATCCCAAATGGAGCGATGTTCAATGTTCTAGCTATAGTCATGGTACTAATATGATAAAGTGACCTGCATAGCAGAAGTTTGAGTCATTACCATGTGAAACCCTCATGGCTAATCCAAAATCCGCAAGCTTCATCTTCCCTGCTGCCGTGAGGAGTATATTCTCAGGCTTTATATCTCGATGAACCACACCCATTTCATGACAATACTTGATCACCAACATCAACTCTTTCAGCACATTAGCAACCCGCTGCTCCGAATACTGCCTTTCTCTGACCATCTGATCGAGCAACCTCCCACCAGAACACAATTCCATCAAAAGATGAAACGACTCGGTATCCTCGTACACAGCTGTCAATGCCACAACACCAGGATGCCCTGACAGATGCTGCATTATCTCAACCTCTCTATGTACAGTCTCCTCCCCTTTTTTCAAAGTCTTACAAGCAAAATCCCCTCCGTCAATCTTGCTCTTACACAATCTCACACACCCATATTTACCTAACCCAATCTCCTTCCCCAATACATACTCCTgctcaatcttcttcttcctcctcaactTCATCCCACTCTCTATACACCCAATCTTCCTCTTATGCCCCCTCCCATGCGAATCCGAAATCGAACTCCCACTCGCAGGTGCAGTAGCCACCCCAGGCAATCTACTCTTCTTACCTTCCCCACCGACATCCGCCCTTGTCGTCTCCAATCCTTCCTTATACTTCTTCTTACTCCTAGAACAATCTTCCAACGAAAAATGAGATCCAGCAATTGACAACGAAGCCGGCGATTTACGGGTCCTACTCAAAATCTCGGGTATATCAAATGAGGATTCATCACGCGGTTCTATCCCTTTCCTCTTCTTCGTTAACATCTCCATCCAGCACTCAATCCAATCCAATCCAATACAACACacaatcaaaaacaaatatccCTCCCACAACCTAGATCCCTCTTTATTAACTCAATCCCCTatctaatcaaatcaaatcaaatcaacagTTTAcaatctccaaaaaaaaaaaaacctaatttcctCCTCAGATTAAACcctgaaattcaaaaaaaaaaacaaaacaaaaaaaacaaaacaaaaaagattcaacaaataaatcaATTGAAAAGATCTAATCAATATATACATTCAGATTCAAACAGCAGGAACAAAAGATTGAAGAATAGTGGTTTCCCAAATTACCTTTTTCgcccttgttcttcttcttcttcttctgaaattgGAGATCTGAGAAAAGCTTGTCAGAGATATTTATAGGTTTAGAAATCAGTGTTAGAGTGGGATTGGGAAATCtggaagagaagagaaaaaaaaaagggattatTAGGGTTAGAGAATTTTAGGTTAGAAACGTAGAAAAGAGGGGATTCTTATGATGATATCTCTTCTGGTTATCTGTGTTTTGTTGTCCCGTCAAGTGAAATTATATATGTTGGGAGGAGGACTCGTGTGGAGAGAGA
This is a stretch of genomic DNA from Papaver somniferum cultivar HN1 chromosome 1, ASM357369v1, whole genome shotgun sequence. It encodes these proteins:
- the LOC113311280 gene encoding serine/threonine-protein kinase PEPKR2-like; its protein translation is MEMLTKKRKGIEPRDESSFDIPEILSRTRKSPASLSIAGSHFSLEDCSRSKKKYKEGLETTRADVGGEGKKSRLPGVATAPASGSSISDSHGRGHKRKIGCIESGMKLRRKKKIEQEYVLGKEIGLGKYGCVRLCKSKIDGGDFACKTLKKGEETVHREVEIMQHLSGHPGVVALTAVYEDTESFHLLMELCSGGRLLDQMVRERQYSEQRVANVLKELMLVIKYCHEMGVVHRDIKPENILLTAAGKMKLADFGLAMRVSHGQTLSGVVGSPAYVAPEVLVGNYSEKVDIWSAGVLLHALLIGVLPFKGESLEKVFEAIKKVELDFETGVWESISRPARDLIGRMLTRDVEARLTADQVLRHPWILFYTERTLKTLSIKSKLRAGKPSNGVIEPQDSLERARLTINAVCLNSDSNTRHHVSSASVDSSSDQKSEEQDECGLVDALAVAISRVSLSEPKRSRLCGPNHPIMKQECSSNMQSNNLCKAF
- the LOC113334868 gene encoding mitochondrial pyruvate carrier 1-like — protein: MAAAKFRAFVNSPMGPKTTHFWGPVSNIGLLASAVADIQKTPDMISGNMTVALFGYSCSFMRFAWMVRPRNYMLLACHTCNAPIQFYQLSRWAKHHGYLELKKEEKEEDQVALKTLKVV